In a single window of the Rhineura floridana isolate rRhiFlo1 chromosome 3, rRhiFlo1.hap2, whole genome shotgun sequence genome:
- the LOC133381862 gene encoding zinc finger protein 239-like: protein MCLSFFVLIWRRVTGQKGASGLPAKQPRSFSHFALNGLTKDNGAEERKGGTSLSCPASVREMQAGSAELSLCAAMLASGVARGEPGDKGYIWGIKAEGETSELSLEKAEEQVQELRSQDGEKRQEERQTHTSDKPHICLECGKSFRWSSHLTVHQRCHTGDKPYTCLECGKSFSHRSTLSKHERTHTGDKPYKCLECGKSFIQSSTLTSHQRTHTGDKPYKCLQCGKSFSRSGTLSIHERTHTGEKPYQCFECGKSFSDSSTLLVHQSTHTGDKPYTCLECGKSFTWNSAFSQHRRSHTGTKLIHA, encoded by the exons atgtgcctgtCATTTTTCGTTTTAATATGGAGAAGGGTCACCGGCCAGAAAGGGGCTTCCGGTCTCCCTGCGAAGCAGCCGAGGAGcttcagccactttgctcttAACGGGTTAACAAAGGACAACGGAGCGGAAGAGCGCAAAGGCgggacttccctttcctgcccCGCCTCCGTGCGAGAAATGCAGGCTGGAAGCGCGGAGCTCTCTTTGTGCGCAGCGATGTTGGCGAGCGGGGTTGCAAGGGGGGAGCCTGGAGACAAAG GATACATCTGGGGGatcaaggctgagggagaaacATCTGAactatcactggaaaaagctgaggagcaggtgcaggaactgaggagtcaagatggagaaaagagacaagaggagagacaaACTCACACCAGTGACAAACCTCAtatatgcttggagtgtggaaagagcttcaggtggagtagccaccttactgtacatcaaagatgtcacacaggggacaaaccttatacatgcttggagtgtggaaagagcttcagtcacagaagcacccttagtaaacatgaaagaactcacacaggggacaaaccttataaatgcttggagtgtggaaagagcttcattcagagtagcacccttacttcacatcaaagaactcacacaggagacaaaccttataaatgcttgcagtgtggaaagagtttcagtcggaGTGGCACCCTTAGTATacatgaaagaactcatacaggggagaaaccgtatcaatgctttgagtgtggaaagagcttcagtgacagtagcaccCTTCTGGTGCATCAAAgcactcacacaggggacaaaccttatacatgtttagagtgtggaaagagcttcacgtGGAATAGCGCCTTTAGTCAACATCGAAGAAGTCACACGGGGACAAAACTTATacatgcttag
- the LOC133381827 gene encoding zinc finger protein 883-like — protein sequence MLASGVARGEPRKKGYIWEVKGEGETSEVSLEKAEEQMQKLRSQDGAKRQEEKQTPTGYKPYKCLECGKSFSQSSHLTLHHNTHTGDKPYKCLECGKSFSRSSNLSSHHKTHTGDKPYKCLECGKSFSQSGQLTSHHNTHTGDKPYKCLECGKSFSQSGQLTSHQRTHTGDKPYKCLECGKSFSRSGTLSIHERIHTGDKPYQCLECGKSFSQSGHLTSHHNTHTGDKPYKCLECGKSFSQSGQLTSHHNTHTGDKPYKCLECGKSFSQSGTLSIHGRTHTGDKPYQCLECGKSFKWNSNLTVHQRCHTRDKPYQCLECGKSFSQSGQVTSHHNTHTGDKPYKCLECGKSFSRSGTLSIHERTHTGDKPYQCLECGKSFSQSGQLTSHHNTHTRDKPYKCLECGKSFSRSSNLTSHHKTHTGDKPYKCLECGKSFSQSGTLSIHERTHTGDKPYQCLECGKSFKWNSNLTLHQRCHTRDKPYKCLECGKSFSQSGHLTLHLKTHTGDKPHKCLECGKSFSRSSTLSIHERIHTGDKPYKCLECGKSFSQSGTLSIHERTHTGDKPYQYLEYGKSFKWNSNLTLHQRCHTRDKPYKCFECGKSFSQSGHLTLHLKTHTGDKPHKCLECGKSFSRSSTLSIHERIHTGDRPYK from the exons ATGTTGGCGAGCGGGGTTGCGCGGGGGGAGCCTCGGAAGAAAG gatacatctgggaGGTCAAGGGTGAGGGAGAAacatctgaagtatcactggaaaaagctgaggagcagatgcagaaactgaggagtcaagatggagctaAGAGACAAGAGGAAAAACAAACTCCCACAGggtacaaaccttataaatgcttggagtgtggaaagagcttcagtcagagtagccaccttactttgcatcacaatactcacacaggggacaaaccttataaatgcttggagtgtggaaagagcttcagtcggagtagcaacctttcttcgcatcacaaaactcacacaggggacaaaccttataaatgcttggagtgtggaaagagcttcagtcagagtggccagcttacttcgcatcacaatactcacacaggggacaaaccttataaatgcttggagtgtggaaagagcttcagtcagagtggccagcttacttcacatcaaagaactcatacaggggacaaaccatataaatgcttggagtgtggaaagagcttcagtcggagtggcacCCTGAGTAtacatgaaagaattcacacaggggacaaaccgtatcaatgcttggagtgtggaaagagcttcagtcagagtggccaccttacttcacatcacaatactcacacaggggacaaaccttataaatgtttggagtgtggaaagagcttcagtcagagtggccagcttacttcacatcacaatactcacacaggggacaaaccttataaatgtttggagtgtggaaagagcttcagtcagagtggcaccctAAGTATACATggaagaacccatacaggggacaaaccgtatcaatgcttggagtgtggaaagagcttcaagtgGAATAGCAaccttactgtgcatcaaagatgtcacacaagGGACAAACCTTAccagtgcttggagtgtggaaagagcttcagtcagagtggccaggttacttcacatcacaatactcacacaggggacaaaccttataaatgtttggagtgtggaaagagcttcagtcggagtggcacCCTAAgtatacatgaaagaacccatacaggggacaaaccgtatcaatgcttggagtgtggaaagagcttcagtcagagtggccaacttacttcgcatcacaataCTCACAcaagggacaaaccttataaatgcttggagtgtggaaagagcttcagtcggagtagcaaccttacttcccatcacaaaactcacacaggggacaaaccttataaatgtttggagtgtggaaagagcttcagtcagagtggcaccctaagtatacatgaaagaacccatacaggggacaaaccatatcaatgcttggagtgtggaaagagcttcaagtggaatagcaaccttactttgcatcaaagatgtcacacaagggacaaaccttataaatgcttggagtgtggaaagagcttcagtcagagtggccaccttactttgcatctcaaaactcacacaggagacaaacctcataaatgtttggagtgtggaaagagcttcagtcggagtagcaccctAAGTAtacatgaaagaattcacacaggggacaaaccttataaatgtttggagtgtggaaagagcttcagtcagagtggcaccctaagtatacatgaaagaacccatacaggggacaaaccatatCAATACTTGGAGTATGGAAAGAGCTTCAAGTGGAAtagcaaccttactttgcatcaaagatgtcacacaagggacaaaccttataaatgcttcgagtgtggaaagagcttcagtcagagtggccaccttactttgcatctcaaaactcacacaggagacaaacctcataaatgtttggagtgtggaaagagcttcagtcggagtagcaccctAAGTAtacatgaaagaattcacacaggggacagacCTTATAAATga